CCAATGGTGGCGGTGTGGTGGCCAACATGCAGACGATTAAGACGGATATTTCCCGATCAAGCGCTCGCTTCCGAATTCTAGAAAAGCCATCGCCCGCACCAGGCAATGGAGGCTTGATCGCCAAGGAGCGGTGGGCGCAGGCCCTGACGCAGCTCGCGACTCAGCGGCGCCTGATCATTCCCATGGAGAACTTCGTCCGCGCTTGAAAGCTAGCCTGGAGCAAGCCGCAAAGGCCATGGAGCTCCGGTTGCTGGATCTAGACGGCAGCGCCTTTGCAGTGCTGGAGGCGACTGCAAAGGAGGACTCCATGGAGATTGAGGAGTATCTGTCAGATCTACTCAGCCGTCGTGTCACCGCTGAGGCTGAAGAGCGCGGTGATGTTCTCAGGAGCGTCAAGGCGCTCCAGTCCGCGATGGACAACGACCGCGACAAGATAATGCCCATCCTTAACAGGGGGTTGAGCTCCGTGATGCTCAGTTTGGCATTCGTAGCCTGATGTCTGATGTGATCTGGCATCGACCTGCTTGGTGGCAGGTTCATGATGTTCCCGCTGTACCTGACACGGAAAGGGGCGAAGCAGAGCCGGTCGTTGAAGTGGCCGGAGACGCCGAAGCGGCTGCGGGAGACAGCGCTGATCTGGCTCATAGGGCTGGCAGGAAGGACGTGGTTAAGCGACTGGAAGAAGTGATTGCGGAGGCTCGTGAGGAGCAGCTCGATGAGCACGCCAAGCGCCTCCAGCGTTCCGCTACCGCTGAGCGCCTCCAGTGGCTGAAACGGCATGTGCGATTTGGCACCGTACTGCAGGAGCGGCGCGCAAACGGCCGCTTCATTCTGAATGTCACCCAAGCATGTGATGTCCAGCACGTGTTGCTCGACCAGGTGACGGACGCCGGATATCTCTTCATCCGTGGCGACTTGGCGCCGGTAGATGTCGGAGTGAAAGGTGGTGGGAAGATGGTCGAGTCCCAGTATTTCCATCGCGATCGCAATGTTGATAGCTTTCAGGCATTTCACTGGAATCTGCGCCAAGCGTACACGCCAAGGATCTCCGACCTGCTGGGTGAGCTGGAGGATTATCAAATTGTTGGGCAGCTTCGTTACGAGAGCGCCTATCGCGTCCTGGCCAAGTTCGCTTCGCAGGCAACGCGCGTTGCCGAAATCCGTATGCCCAAGTTCTACCGGTGGCCAGTGCACATCTTCCAGCTCAATCGAGAGAAGAAGTGGGTGCTTATCAATCGAGAGGTTCCACTCTCGTCCAGCGCTTGGAGCATGACCAAGATGTGCAGAGCTGGCAAATCCAGTTCTCTATTGAAGAGGCTGCTGCTGCGGTGGAGCTTGTTCGCGATTTGATCGCGCCTCACCGTGAGGGTGAGGCTGATGACCCGATGACTGAAGAGAACAAAGGGAGCCTCATGAACGCGCTGTCCAGGGGTGTCACACTTAAAGGCGCTCAGCCAATTGGTGGAAACCTGGCCACAGTTGTCCGAGTGGTTTCAGTCACTGATCAGAGTGAATCGGATCTCGCCGAAGCACTTGAGAAAAAAGTCAGCGCAAGGTCGAAGCCGGTCGGACATGTAGCTTTCGTATTGGTGTCGGGCCACAGGTAAGACGTGCCGCGTCAGTCTCGCAGGGGAGCCAGACCCTTTCCAACGAGCGATCTTCATTGCGGCCTGTGCTGCGAGCGGGATTCAGCAAAGCTGTTCTAGGTTGCTCGCCATGTAGCAAAGCGGTGGACCCGCACGGCGTCCCAAGCCTTTCGCCTGTTTGGTGCAGATCCGTTGCGCTCTCTCGGTCTATCCGCCGGGAGGAGCGCGCAGAGCATGCGTAAGACTAGGCATGCCCTCTACCGAGCGACTCTACGGTCATCTACTGGCCTCTTTCCTTGTGCGTAGAGCAATCTTGGTGTAGTCAACGATCGAACGGATCGACATCCTTCGTATGCGGTGGCCGCAGGTGGCGGCTCGTGCCAGACACAGCGCTGCTAGCGCTGTTATGGCAAGTATCCATTCTGCGCCGCGCGAAATAATAGTTCCTTCCAGCGCTGTAGGGACCAGGAAGCTTCTGCGACACGAAAGGAGGTTCTCAGCACGTGGGTTCCATGAAGAGCCCACCTCGGCATCTTGCTTTGTCCTGAGACAAATGCGTCCGGCTTGGATACACGGTCAACGAATGGCATTCTTTGGTTGCGTGCTTGGTGCTAGCGCCCATAGGTGTTGTCTAAGCCGTTGCGCAGCTGCCAAGGCCTAACCGCCTTTGAGCTGGCTCTAACTCTTTTCATAAGGATATGGTTTAGATGAGCGAAACAAGTCGATTCTTCCGCAAACATCCGCTCGGCAAGTTCACGGATCTGCACGCGACTGCCAAGAGCATCGTCAAGGACCTTCCCATCCTAAGAATGCCACGCAATGCGAATCCCCACGATGACGAAGATGCAACGGCCGAGGAGATTGGGGAGGATGAACGCATAAAGATACCTCCACACGAGATCATCGAGCTCGCTCACTTGTCAAAGGACACTGATATCCCTCGCTTCTATTGCAGCGGGATTTGCAACTGGGCCGACGCCATTGCTGCTGAGCTGCCTCTAGCACGAAATATTACCGCGGAGATCGCCCATGATCCGTTTTGGGCGCTCTACCTGATCCGGGTACATGCGCCTAATTGGCCGAAGCCTGATGAACGAGTGACGCCGATAGTGGCTCGTCCTTCCAATGCAGGCGCTGTGTGGGAGTGCAGCCTTGCGTTTAAGGTCGCAGAGGGATAGTTTGGCAAGTTGCGGATATCCCTAGATACGAAGTCGCAGATGCTGGTCTAACCGCAATGCCGCGGCGGCCTCTAGATCGCTGACCTTGCCAGCGCGATATTTGTCAGCTGTCCTTCCTAGTGACCGGCCGCCAGCGGCTGGGGGTTGGGCGCTCCTGACGTTAAGTGCCTGGTTTTCGACATATCTACACGACTCTGGCGCGATTAGTCGCGCCAGAGTCATCCGATTCATGGCTGCATTGACCGCCGATCGGCGGCGGCGTAGGCACATTCACACTGCCGAGTACTGGCGGGAGTGGTGGCACGGTGACGGTCGGTCAGCCCTCCTTGCCGCCGTGCAGGCCTGCCGCCATAAGGCCTAAAGAGCCCGAAGGCTCCTGCATCTAATTTCGATTGCAGCATGGATGCACTCATCCCATGCTGCTGCCGTAGAGGAGCACTAAATCCCCTCCGTCTGTTGCCGTCGCCCTGATGACCGGGTGGATCGACTAGACCATTCCACCGCCATTGCTGACGCCATCTCCTGGGACGGCCTGTAGTCCATTGGAAACCAGCGATAGGCTGTTTGACGCGGCGGGGAAGGGCTATCGTAGTGACCATGAATCCCCATAACTCTTCCAGTTCGATGCCGATGTCGTATAAGGCGCAGCTCGCCCTCATTGAGGCCTTGGAGGCATGCTTCGTTGCTTTAGATTGGTCCAAGCTAGGTTTGGAGATGGAGTTGCCATACCTGACTCACTCTGAAACTCGCTTGCAAAAGGCACTGCGGTTCAACGATAGCGACTACGGAACCGAGGTCGCCCAGCTTGTGACCTTCATGGCTATGCATAAGCCTGATCTGTTGCACTCTCTCCCCAGGCGACCAGCGCTGAAGGCATGGCTGGAGCAGAATGCTCCTGCTGTTGCACAGGAACTCGGCTTGAGCGTTGTTCACGTGCCGGCACCCTTTCGACGTCTAACTGCTAGCGAAGTTGTTGAGCGAGCGTTGAGGGATGCTGATCAACTGCTGCAGACAAATGGTGCAGTCAGCGCACTAGATCGAGTGCATACGGCGTTACACGGTTACCTGCTCGATGTCTGCGCTGCATCTGGCCTAACGGCAATCCCTACCGCACCGATTGGATCGCTGTTCAAGACAATCAGGAATGAACATCCGAGTCTTGTGGCAATGAATAAGCATGACCCACAGGTAGACGTCGTACTCGCTTCGTTGGCCGGGGCGGTCACCGCGCTTAACACTCTGCGCAACAACGCATCGGTCGCTCACCCCAATCAGGTACTGCTTAGGGAGGGAGAGGCTATGTTGATGGTGAATCTCGTACGCACCCTGTTTAACTATCTCGAAACCCGACTCGATCACTAGTGGGTCGCTCATTTGGACCCGCTATTTGCCAGAGAACCTTTCAGGCTAGGCTGAAGAGCCAACGGGGGGCGGTCAGCTTCGCGCTGCGGTGATGATCCCCAAGGTCAAGCGCGCTTGGGGCGGCTCCTGCCTCGCCGAGTGCGTCGTGCGGTAAGGCCAGGGGATGGTCGGCGTTTCGTTTCTTGACTGTTTTCTAGCCCCTGTTAAGTGACTTTTTCACTGTGCAGCCGCCCCTTGGCAGTGCCCGTGCCAACGCCTCCGTCTATAGAGCTCATATAGGGGTTCGCAACGACTTGAGCCGACAAAGATGGTTCGTCCTAGCCACGACACGCCATGCGGGAATCGCAAATATTGTTGGACGTTGCTCGGCGTCGTCGTGTGGGCGTCGTAGCAACCTCGCGTCTTGCGTTCCGGATGTGGCCCGTATGTGTTTGTTCTATAAGAAGCAATGAAGGCGCTCAAAATCCGCCATCAGTCACATTACTTTGATCGGGTCGCACCAACTCTGAAAATTGTCAGCCCACCAGCGCCTCCGCACTCGCACTGTGGTGCGGTGCTCGGAAGGGGGCGCTGCCGACGGCGGCGCGGGTCCAGCCCCTCACCGCTCACCGAGGCAATCGCGGCCAATTGCAAAGCCTCTGCCTCCTCGGTGTCGGGTAACAGACTGGGCAGGCGCGATGCCAACAGCGTCCTGCCGCATCCAGGGCTGCCGATCAGCAGAAGATGGTGACCACCGCGGCGGCGGCCTCCAACGCGCGCCGTGCATGCGCCTGTGAGCGCGTACTGGTGATGCTGCGCCGGGAGGGCTGGCGGGATAACCACAAGCGTGTGCATCGCACCTACAAGGAAGAGGGCCTGTCTTTACGGCATTGCCGGCTGCGCCGCAGCCGCAGCAACCGTCGCCGGCAAGCGATCAAGGTGGCCACAGCGCCCAACACCCTGTGGGGCATGGACTTTGTCAGTGACGCGCTGTTCGATGGACGTCGCTTACGGTTGCTACCGGTGCTGGATCACTTCACGCACGAGTTCCTGAAGATCGTTGTGGATCATTCGTTGCGTGCAGACGATGTGGCCGAGGTGGTGGCGCGGCTGGTCGCTGGACGGGGCAGGCCGGACGCGATCAAGGTGGACAACGGCAGTGAATTTGCCGGCAAGGTGATGGACCGCTGGACTTATGAGAACGGCGTGGAGCTGGATTTCGCCCGGCGTCGTACGCCGACGGACAATGCGATGGTGGGGAGCTCCAACGGCAAACTGCGGCAGGAGTGCCTGAACGACCATTGGTTCTTGTCGCTGGCCGATGCAAGGAGCAAAATCGAAGCGTGGGGCGCTTCTATATCGAGGAGCGCCCCCACAGTGCATTGGCAAGGAAAACCCCTTCGGAACTCGCCCGAGAACACAGGCCTCAAGCAAATTCTCTGGCGCCAAAAGTGGGCGAAATCTCTACCGGCTGATAGCCCTGCTATTGGGGGTGGCCCTATCAAAAACAACATCTCGGTGGAATTCCAAGAAGCCAAGTTGCTTCGGCGAGAAAATTCCATGTCGAAGCGATGCATCCAACTTGAGACCTAGCCGATCTTGGACGTCAAACGGTAGGCTTCTCGAAACTAGCAAGCGACCGCTCGACGAAAAACTAATCCAGCCGCGGTCAAAAAGAAGATCCGCATGCGGAGCCAGCAGAAGTCCGTTCTCGCCATCAACTCGCTCGCTATGAGTGCTATCCGCCCACGGTTTGATGTGGCTCGCGCGAAGGAACCTCAGGTCCTCAATGCCGGTCAACCGGCAACCCTTTTCAACGCCAATCAGGCGCTCGCGGAACAGGCGTTGCTTCGTCCGCACTTCGGTTTCGCGTCTTGCGCTCGTCGCACCAACGTCATCGAACGCAGCATCGATTTCTGCTTGATCCGACTCACCCGCCGTTAGGCCCAGCGAGGCTTCCAGTGATTTCAAGCGGAACACGATCGCAGATCTTGGCTGCCCTTCTCGATCTGGCGTGCCAGGTTGAACGTAAAAGGAATGGCACACGAATCTACCAAGGTACCGGTAGGGGCGCCCCTTGCCCATCATCTGAAACACTACGAGCATCTTGCCATCTTTGACGTGCTCGCCGATCGCTCGGTTGCCCGCCACATACTTCATGTCTCCGACTTGACCCTCGCCGAAGTAATGAAAGACTTCGTCGTCGTCCCAAAAGTCGTGGTAGCCGTGAGACACGCCGGCCTCGCCAGTGAACGCGATGACTAGCGGATGCTCCTTGGGTGTCGAAATGCCGCCTTGCTGTTGCCCGCCAAGTACACTGTGGATCTGCTTTTGACGGTTGTAAAGCGCGCCCACCTCGAATGGGAGTTCCATCCTAGATCCCTGTCCCAGTAGCTAAGTGCCCAGGATTCTAGCCAGAACCAGGTTCTTTGTGTCATTGGTTGACGGGTTTGGCACTAGGACGGGGTGCAGATGGGGTCTATTGGGACGCAGGTCTAGGGCAGCCGTTCTCAGGTGGGCTCAAGTACCTCCTACGTTCCTCGGGTGAGCCCCATCCATCTTTCCAGCGCTGTAGCTGTATTGCATCGCTTGCAACCGTGGATATGGTGACTATCAGAAGACTTGGCCCAGAGTTGTCCACGAACAGAATGGCATCGCCACGTACGCTCATATCAAAGAAGCGTCTACCGAAATCATGCTTTCCGATGGTGATGCCTTGGCAAGACAACGCTTCGGCAAAGCTCTCGGCGTCGGACCGAAACAGGGCAAATTCCGAGTCGGTGAGTCTTGGGTAGACCTCAAAATTCATCGTGTTGGCCGGCGCATGGGCCCTGCCGATGATCAATCCCAGTAGTGCAGCCGCCGTCAGGGCAAGTAAAGTCCGGCTCGGCATAGTGAGGCCAGTGTTGGAGGCTAAAGGGCTCAGACAGCGGCGAATGCTTAGGGCCGTGCATACGATCCGGCGCATTGCATTCGATGTGCGTAGCGAAGCACGCTCTATTCCCGAACCTGCAACCGCTCAATAGCCTGCGCAGTCAACGCAACACACGCCATCTTCAGCCCCTCCATCACCCGATCCCCCAGGTACTCCTCGGGCGCACCGTTCTGCCGAGTGCGCTCCGCAGCCAACATCAACTCCGCCACCACACGTAGCCCCGCCAGCGCGCAATCCGCATCCGCCAGCTGAAGGCACCGCCCAGGCAGTTGATGCCGCTCCGGCCAAGGCTGGCCATCCGCAGCTGCACCAGATCCGATGCGGCGCAGCGTGGCTACGAAGGCGTTGGGATCGACGGACGGTTCGCGCTCGGGTTCGGCGTTGTCCGGATCGTACTGCGCGTGCAGGGAACGGAAGTCCGATGTGTTCATGGCAATGCTCCGTACAGGACAGATAGCAACGCCACCGATAAAGGCGGCGGACGGTGCGTGGTTCGAAAGCCGGACAGTAACCAAGCCGGTGGGTCCGAAGACCCCCACGCACCGCCCGCCATGGAACGCGAACGGATTGCCAGCCGGCGCCACACAAAGGTGACGCCGGCTGACAAGCGCAAAACACAAGGTTACTGAGCGGGCTTTCGAACCCCGCGCCACCCTTTTCCGGTGGCCCGCCAAGGTGTACTCGCATGGTTGCGAGATGCCAAGAAACCGTAGGCCGCAAGGGCCGCAAATGCTGACGCTTACGGCATTGTTGCATGGGGCGCGCATGGCAGAACCGTTGCGGTGCAGTGGTTTCGGCCGGTGTTAAGTTACAGCCCGAATGCGCATTGAAAAGCACGGTTTGCAGATGATCGGGGTCTCAAAAGCGACAGTCCGCCCGCATGGCTGAGATCCGAAGTTGGCCGATTGCGACACGGCTTAACTTTGCAGCGCCACCCCCGGCCGCGGCCACAGCGCATCGTCGCGCTCCAGGTCGTAGTCGCTGCCGAAGGCGAGCGCCGCCTCGCGCGGCGTGAGGTCTGCATAGCAGCCGAGTAGGTACTCATCCATGCCGGCGTCGCTGTGGTCGATGGCGAACAGGTGGAGGAGCTCCTTGTCGAAGGCTTCCAGCCATGTGAGGTCGATACTGGTCATGGTCATCCTCCAGTGGGAGAACGATGGCGTGGGCAGTCTCAACGGCGGTAACGATGCGCCCCCGCCCAGGGGACACACCGGTGTCGCTTTCGGCTGTGGATCAGCTTGTATGGCAAGCCGCGGAGCAGGTGGCACAGCCATTCGACTGCCGGTACCACCTCTGGGCTTCAGCCACGGCCGTCCTGCAGCCGATGTGCAAGCCGAGGTCCTGCGTGGACTGGGCGCGAGCAAGCCAATAGCATCCCTGTTTATGCACCTCATGGTCTCCATTGGCCTGCGGCGTTCTATTCACAAAGTAGCGGTCCATTTACTACCCCCTATACGTAAGCGCACCATTGCGCGTGGTTGACTTTGATCACCCCCAGTCGCAGGAGCCGCGACGCAGGGAACTTCGTCGTAGAATCTTCTACGGCCGGGGTGTATGAATGCGGGCGAAGGCGCCTTCGACGGCTTCGATGA
This portion of the Stenotrophomonas sp. WZN-1 genome encodes:
- a CDS encoding abortive infection family protein, with the protein product MNPHNSSSSMPMSYKAQLALIEALEACFVALDWSKLGLEMELPYLTHSETRLQKALRFNDSDYGTEVAQLVTFMAMHKPDLLHSLPRRPALKAWLEQNAPAVAQELGLSVVHVPAPFRRLTASEVVERALRDADQLLQTNGAVSALDRVHTALHGYLLDVCAASGLTAIPTAPIGSLFKTIRNEHPSLVAMNKHDPQVDVVLASLAGAVTALNTLRNNASVAHPNQVLLREGEAMLMVNLVRTLFNYLETRLDH
- a CDS encoding HNH endonuclease signature motif containing protein, translated to MELPFEVGALYNRQKQIHSVLGGQQQGGISTPKEHPLVIAFTGEAGVSHGYHDFWDDDEVFHYFGEGQVGDMKYVAGNRAIGEHVKDGKMLVVFQMMGKGRPYRYLGRFVCHSFYVQPGTPDREGQPRSAIVFRLKSLEASLGLTAGESDQAEIDAAFDDVGATSARRETEVRTKQRLFRERLIGVEKGCRLTGIEDLRFLRASHIKPWADSTHSERVDGENGLLLAPHADLLFDRGWISFSSSGRLLVSRSLPFDVQDRLGLKLDASLRHGIFSPKQLGFLEFHRDVVFDRATPNSRAISR